From a region of the Kaistia sp. 32K genome:
- a CDS encoding alanine--glyoxylate aminotransferase family protein, with translation MTQFSTEDLLDPPAYPSVGYAVLADQIGVVMRSFDDIVFVQAEAVVALEAVAASLAKPGLRVLNVVTSMYGDYFATWLRRGGADVENVVAKLGRPVELAAFQAALDAMEQVDVVVLVHGEAANGVLNPLPQIAEAAKARGALLVVDAVASIGAHPFEVQTLGIDIAVIGPQKGLGGPAGLSAISVSEAAWARIAEAPALRLSTLSLLDLKENWLDRGADALPGTPAPLEFWALDAALNRIDAEEDGIETVVERHQVAARATRAGLRALGITPWIEDDASASALVTAAPIPEGIVPEELVAATKAIEDAAISPGVGGVETLLVRLNHTGLRAAYRPVLANVVAYGRALASLGHEVDVDAAIEAVAKAYQDAEPAGSTE, from the coding sequence ATGACCCAGTTCTCCACCGAAGACCTGCTCGATCCGCCCGCCTATCCCAGCGTCGGCTATGCCGTATTGGCCGACCAGATCGGCGTGGTCATGCGCAGTTTCGACGATATCGTCTTCGTGCAGGCGGAAGCGGTCGTGGCGCTGGAAGCCGTGGCGGCCAGCCTCGCCAAGCCCGGCCTTCGCGTCTTGAACGTCGTCACCAGCATGTATGGCGACTATTTCGCCACCTGGCTGCGCCGCGGCGGCGCGGATGTCGAGAACGTCGTCGCCAAGCTCGGCCGGCCGGTCGAACTCGCCGCGTTCCAGGCCGCGCTCGACGCCATGGAGCAGGTCGACGTCGTCGTGCTCGTGCATGGCGAGGCGGCCAACGGCGTCCTGAACCCGCTGCCGCAGATCGCGGAAGCCGCCAAGGCGCGCGGCGCGTTGCTGGTGGTCGACGCGGTGGCATCGATCGGCGCGCATCCGTTCGAGGTGCAGACGCTCGGCATCGATATCGCCGTCATCGGGCCGCAGAAGGGGCTGGGCGGGCCGGCCGGTCTTTCCGCCATCTCGGTCAGCGAGGCGGCCTGGGCCAGGATCGCCGAGGCGCCGGCGCTGCGGCTCTCGACCCTCTCGCTGCTCGATCTCAAGGAAAACTGGCTGGATCGCGGCGCCGATGCGCTGCCCGGAACGCCGGCGCCGCTGGAATTCTGGGCGCTCGATGCGGCGCTGAACCGGATCGACGCGGAAGAGGACGGCATCGAAACGGTGGTCGAGCGCCACCAGGTCGCCGCCCGCGCCACCCGCGCCGGCCTGCGCGCGCTCGGTATCACCCCGTGGATCGAGGACGACGCCAGCGCCTCGGCGCTGGTGACGGCGGCGCCGATCCCGGAGGGCATCGTGCCGGAGGAACTGGTCGCGGCGACGAAGGCGATCGAGGACGCGGCCATCAGTCCCGGCGTCGGCGGCGTCGAGACGCTGCTGGTCCGTCTCAACCACACGGGCCTTCGCGCCGCCTACCGGCCGGTGCTCGCCAATGTCGTCGCCTATGGCAGGGCGCTCGCTTCGCTCGGCCACGAGGTCGATGTCGACGCGGCGATCGAGGCCGTCGCCAAGGCCTACCAGGACGCCGAGCCGGCCGGCTCGACGGAATAG
- a CDS encoding ABC transporter permease has translation MSARAASPGQGDFRRRATDAGLSVWFVLAILFLFAPIAVSILYSFNLGVVGKQTSHFTGWTLEWYPAAWNDLALRRSVQTSLYVAFWAALIALAMGASLGYALVRHPSPRVRRWLSGLTYILLIVPEVVIGVSLLLFYAVTGVPLGAATLIAGITPAAIAVTALIVRARALTLDPRLEEAAADLGSTRLKTLWFIVLPQLLPAILAGGLMSYAFCFDNLVVAAFLTTPAVNTLPVYLYGSLQYGPAPSVYAAATVVFLFTVTLLGLAALCFRLSRKPGRTGAS, from the coding sequence ATGAGCGCGCGCGCGGCAAGCCCGGGGCAGGGCGATTTCCGCCGGCGGGCGACCGATGCCGGCCTCTCGGTCTGGTTCGTGCTGGCGATCCTGTTCCTGTTCGCGCCGATCGCCGTCTCGATCCTCTATTCGTTCAATCTCGGCGTCGTCGGCAAGCAGACCTCGCATTTCACCGGCTGGACGCTCGAATGGTATCCGGCCGCCTGGAACGACCTGGCGCTGCGTCGCTCTGTTCAGACCAGCCTCTATGTCGCGTTCTGGGCCGCGCTGATCGCCCTCGCCATGGGCGCGTCGCTCGGCTACGCGCTGGTGCGCCATCCAAGCCCGCGCGTGCGCCGCTGGCTCTCGGGCCTCACCTACATTCTGCTGATCGTGCCGGAAGTCGTCATCGGCGTCTCGCTGCTGCTCTTCTACGCCGTCACCGGCGTGCCGCTCGGCGCCGCGACGCTGATCGCCGGCATCACGCCGGCGGCGATCGCGGTGACGGCGCTGATCGTGCGGGCCCGGGCGCTGACGCTCGATCCGAGGCTGGAGGAAGCGGCGGCCGATCTCGGCAGCACGCGGCTGAAGACGCTCTGGTTCATCGTGCTGCCGCAGCTTCTGCCGGCGATCCTCGCCGGCGGACTGATGTCCTATGCCTTCTGCTTCGACAATCTCGTCGTCGCCGCCTTCCTGACCACGCCGGCGGTCAACACGCTGCCGGTCTATCTCTATGGCAGCCTGCAATACGGCCCGGCGCCCTCCGTCTATGCAGCGGCGACGGTCGTGTTTCTCTTCACGGTCACCCTGCTCGGGCTGGCAGCGCTCTGCTTCCGCCTGAGCCGCAAGCCTGGCCGGACCGGGGCCAGCTAG
- a CDS encoding ABC transporter permease, with amino-acid sequence MTSANKTGQTPSKRAPSARVSDHLFAAIPTIWLALFFLAPLGFTVVYSFGNSLFGAVELGFTLKNYQTALSGFYLTTFLRTVQFAVTASALCLVVAFPVAYFIARKAGRFRTLALVLILIPYFSSFLVRVMSWQILLARGGVVEVILNFLHLHDGPLDLLDTKTAVFIGMVYAYLPIAIVPLFVVLDRIPGPLLEASRDLGASRFQTFWAVTLPLARPGIATAVLLTAVPMLGEMVIPKLLGGSRGVLMGQAISSQYLQSQNYALGSAMAVLVLIAVAVVVAALARLTKGFAEVSA; translated from the coding sequence ATGACTTCCGCGAACAAAACAGGTCAGACCCCATCGAAACGCGCGCCCTCGGCGCGCGTTTCCGATCACCTGTTCGCCGCCATCCCGACGATCTGGCTGGCGCTTTTCTTCCTGGCGCCGCTCGGCTTCACCGTCGTCTATTCCTTCGGAAACTCGCTGTTCGGCGCGGTCGAGCTCGGCTTCACGCTGAAGAACTACCAGACCGCGCTGTCCGGCTTCTACCTGACCACCTTCCTGCGCACCGTGCAGTTCGCGGTGACCGCCTCGGCGCTCTGCCTCGTCGTCGCCTTCCCGGTCGCCTATTTCATCGCGCGCAAGGCCGGGCGGTTCCGGACGCTGGCGCTGGTGCTCATTCTGATCCCCTATTTCTCGTCGTTCCTCGTCCGCGTCATGTCCTGGCAGATCCTTTTGGCGCGCGGCGGGGTGGTCGAGGTGATCCTGAATTTCCTGCATCTGCATGACGGGCCGCTCGACCTGCTCGACACCAAGACCGCCGTCTTCATCGGCATGGTCTACGCCTATCTGCCGATCGCCATCGTGCCGCTCTTCGTCGTGCTCGACCGCATTCCCGGCCCGCTGCTGGAGGCGAGCCGGGATCTCGGCGCCAGCCGTTTCCAGACTTTCTGGGCCGTGACGCTGCCGCTGGCGCGGCCGGGCATCGCCACTGCCGTGCTGCTCACCGCCGTGCCGATGCTGGGCGAGATGGTGATCCCGAAACTGCTCGGCGGCAGTCGCGGCGTGCTGATGGGACAGGCGATCTCGTCGCAATATCTGCAGTCGCAGAACTATGCGCTCGGCTCCGCCATGGCGGTGCTGGTGCTGATCGCGGTCGCCGTCGTCGTCGCGGCGCTGGCGCGCCTCACCAAGGGCTTCGCCGAGGTGTCGGCATGA
- a CDS encoding spermidine/putrescine ABC transporter substrate-binding protein, which translates to MTRHLLLPQGSSKRAGFSRRSLLGLLGAAPAALALQSAFPGRASAAEPVSGGALNVFSWPNYFSNDSLAEYARKSGVTPNITSYDSNETLFAKLNSPAGADFDLVIPSSSWIKQLADRGLLQEIDHSRLNFGSLDPSLLNRDYDPGNKYSIPKDWGVLGVVYDPEAVGGEIKTWQDFLDAGAKPGVSGKVRLSDSGWETIGMSLWTHGKDWNKATEAEIRAAGEEIKAFAKHVKTFGGLDPNQLANGAIVLAQTNQGTARAAIALNPKLKFVVPGPMSELWVDNYAIPAKAPNLDQVYDFLAYQLEPAVQISETQYIGFPAALAGLRDKLPSDTKDVDLIFGGKDLDFDKLTSFVVDPATVGVYLEVQTEIQAAAGG; encoded by the coding sequence ATGACCCGGCATCTGCTTCTTCCCCAGGGATCTTCCAAGCGCGCGGGCTTCAGCCGGCGCTCCCTGCTCGGCCTCCTCGGCGCGGCGCCGGCGGCGCTGGCGCTGCAATCGGCGTTTCCGGGCCGGGCCTCGGCCGCGGAGCCGGTCAGCGGCGGCGCGCTCAACGTCTTCTCCTGGCCGAACTACTTTTCCAACGACAGCCTCGCGGAATATGCGCGGAAGTCCGGCGTGACGCCGAACATCACTTCCTACGATTCCAACGAGACGCTGTTCGCCAAATTGAACAGCCCGGCCGGCGCCGATTTCGATCTCGTCATCCCGAGCTCGAGCTGGATCAAGCAGCTCGCCGATCGCGGCCTCCTGCAGGAGATCGACCACAGCCGCCTGAACTTCGGCTCGCTCGATCCCTCGCTGCTCAACCGCGATTACGATCCCGGCAACAAGTACTCGATCCCCAAGGATTGGGGCGTGCTCGGCGTCGTCTATGACCCGGAAGCCGTCGGCGGCGAGATCAAGACCTGGCAGGATTTCCTCGATGCCGGCGCCAAGCCCGGCGTCAGCGGCAAGGTCCGCCTGTCGGATTCCGGCTGGGAGACGATCGGCATGTCGCTCTGGACCCATGGCAAGGATTGGAACAAGGCGACCGAGGCCGAAATCCGCGCCGCCGGCGAGGAGATCAAGGCCTTCGCCAAGCATGTGAAGACCTTTGGCGGCCTCGATCCGAACCAGCTCGCCAACGGCGCCATCGTGCTGGCCCAGACCAACCAGGGCACGGCGCGCGCCGCCATCGCGCTCAATCCGAAGCTGAAATTCGTCGTGCCCGGCCCGATGAGCGAGCTCTGGGTCGACAATTACGCCATTCCCGCCAAGGCGCCGAACCTCGACCAGGTCTATGATTTCCTCGCCTACCAGCTCGAGCCGGCGGTGCAGATCTCGGAGACGCAGTATATCGGCTTCCCGGCCGCGCTCGCCGGCCTGCGCGACAAGCTGCCTTCCGACACCAAGGACGTCGACCTGATCTTCGGCGGCAAGGACCTCGATTTCGACAAGCTCACCTCCTTCGTCGTCGATCCGGCAACTGTCGGCGTCTATCTCGAGGTGCAGACCGAGATCCAGGCGGCGGCCGGCGGTTAA
- a CDS encoding ABC transporter ATP-binding protein yields MTQRPDTSAVALRGVVKRFGEQTVLDGLSLDVPRGEFLAIVGPSGSGKTTAMRLIGGFETPDEGSVWISGEDVTGLPAERRDVNTVFQSYALFPHLSVLDNVAYGPRMRGVPRAERRRQAGELLELVRLSGAADRKPAQLSGGMQQRVALARALANQPAVLLLDEPLGALDRKLREEMQRELRRIQTELGATFIYITHDQEEAFGMADRLAVMRDGRFAQIGDPATLYDQPADAWVALFLGSANRIAATVGEGDALASDLGPLEASHVSADLAAGDRALVIVRPEQTRFSRAAVAGPNAISARLVDAVALGPSLRLRAVTAGGTEFESIEPRGDVPSADAPLQPGDPVTVSFDASAARAYRAEPLPSRPSS; encoded by the coding sequence ATGACGCAAAGGCCAGATACCTCCGCCGTCGCCCTTCGGGGCGTCGTCAAGCGCTTTGGCGAGCAGACGGTGCTGGACGGGCTTTCGCTCGACGTGCCGCGCGGCGAGTTCCTGGCGATCGTCGGCCCGAGCGGCAGCGGCAAGACGACGGCGATGCGCCTGATCGGCGGCTTCGAGACGCCGGACGAGGGCTCGGTCTGGATTTCCGGCGAGGACGTCACCGGCCTGCCGGCCGAACGGCGCGACGTCAACACCGTGTTCCAGAGCTACGCGCTCTTCCCGCATCTCTCCGTGCTCGACAATGTCGCCTATGGCCCGAGGATGCGCGGCGTGCCGCGGGCCGAGCGGCGGCGGCAGGCGGGCGAACTGCTCGAGCTCGTGCGCCTTTCCGGCGCGGCCGACCGCAAGCCGGCCCAGCTCTCCGGCGGCATGCAGCAGCGCGTGGCGCTCGCCCGCGCGCTCGCCAACCAGCCGGCCGTGCTGCTGCTCGACGAGCCGCTCGGGGCGCTGGACCGCAAATTGCGCGAAGAAATGCAGCGCGAGCTTCGCCGCATCCAGACCGAGCTCGGCGCCACCTTCATCTACATCACGCACGACCAGGAAGAGGCCTTCGGCATGGCCGACCGCCTCGCCGTGATGCGCGACGGCCGCTTCGCCCAGATCGGCGATCCGGCGACGCTCTACGACCAGCCGGCCGACGCCTGGGTCGCGCTCTTTCTCGGCAGCGCCAACCGCATCGCCGCGACGGTGGGCGAGGGCGACGCGCTCGCCTCCGATCTCGGCCCGCTCGAGGCCAGCCATGTCAGCGCCGACCTCGCCGCCGGCGATCGCGCACTGGTCATCGTCCGGCCCGAGCAGACCCGCTTTTCCCGCGCCGCCGTCGCCGGGCCCAATGCGATATCCGCCCGCCTCGTCGACGCGGTCGCGCTCGGACCGTCGCTGCGGCTTCGCGCCGTGACCGCCGGCGGTACGGAATTCGAATCGATCGAGCCGCGTGGCGACGTTCCCTCCGCGGATGCGCCCCTCCAGCCGGGCGATCCGGTCACCGTCAGCTTCGACGCTTCCGCCGCGCGCGCCTATCGCGCGGAGCCGCTTCCCTCCCGCCCGTCCTCTTGA
- a CDS encoding gluconokinase, producing the protein MATQSEQARTAIIVMGVSGSGKSSVGEGLAAALGIDFVDGDGLHSPENVAKMASGTPLVDDDRWPWLDKIGRTLGDRAAHPAGIVVACSALRKIYRDRIRAAAGQPIRFVFLDAPQSLVQDRLGARKGHFMPPSLLASQYATLERPGADEADVLAVAVDVPVVEIVRRAAERLIEPGARV; encoded by the coding sequence ATGGCGACGCAATCGGAACAGGCACGCACGGCCATCATCGTGATGGGCGTGTCCGGCTCGGGCAAGTCGAGCGTCGGCGAAGGGCTGGCGGCGGCGCTCGGCATCGATTTCGTCGATGGCGACGGCCTGCACAGCCCCGAGAACGTCGCCAAGATGGCCAGCGGCACGCCGCTGGTTGACGACGACCGCTGGCCCTGGCTCGACAAGATCGGCCGGACGCTCGGCGATCGCGCCGCGCATCCCGCTGGCATCGTCGTCGCCTGTTCGGCGCTCCGGAAGATCTATCGCGACCGCATCCGCGCCGCCGCCGGTCAGCCGATCCGCTTCGTCTTCCTCGACGCGCCACAATCGCTGGTGCAGGACCGCCTCGGCGCCCGCAAGGGGCACTTCATGCCGCCGAGCCTGCTCGCCAGTCAGTATGCGACGCTGGAGCGGCCGGGCGCGGACGAGGCCGACGTGCTCGCCGTCGCCGTCGACGTGCCGGTCGTGGAGATCGTGCGGCGCGCGGCGGAGCGGCTGATCGAGCCTGGCGCGCGGGTCTGA
- a CDS encoding glycoside hydrolase family 130 protein, with amino-acid sequence MSHASFLNRQALFLRPDPSRVVVRPFKPATEPRDLHPKEKTRANHIVDRVLALSPEAAASQLIDVLENFDGRHRNLLKTFENRADEMEDAFSSHQEFSRIQRQLIGAYFLHEYSFESAALFNPSIVLHPDQSGAPAGGCRFILSLRSVGEGHISSLTFRSGTITRDGAVAVEPTVRLASVPKVVNRAPVLDGEVIDLAFTPEEDITERLIFPLSLSQSNGIEDARFVRFEDEGKRTYFATYTAYSGSAIRSELLQTDDFIHFRMSPLYGSAARNKGMALFPRKIDGRYTMIGRQDNENLYLIHSDDLYSWEGGVPFMRPRFPWEFVQIGNCGSPIELDEGWLLFTHGVGPVRKYSIGAALLDKKDPSKILARSSEPIIRPEPSEREGYVPNVVYTCGAMRHGEHIILPYAVSDTASTFATMRIDALLRAMEG; translated from the coding sequence TTGTCTCATGCTTCGTTCCTGAACCGGCAGGCTCTGTTTCTGCGACCGGATCCCTCGCGCGTGGTCGTGCGGCCGTTCAAGCCGGCGACGGAGCCGCGGGATCTGCATCCGAAGGAGAAGACGCGGGCGAACCATATCGTCGACCGCGTCCTCGCCCTCAGCCCGGAGGCGGCGGCCAGCCAGCTGATCGACGTGCTGGAGAATTTCGACGGCCGGCACCGCAATCTCCTGAAGACGTTCGAGAACCGCGCCGACGAGATGGAGGACGCCTTCTCGTCGCATCAGGAGTTCAGCCGGATCCAGCGCCAGCTGATCGGCGCCTATTTCCTGCATGAATACTCGTTCGAATCGGCGGCCTTGTTCAATCCGAGCATCGTGCTGCATCCCGACCAGAGCGGCGCGCCGGCGGGAGGCTGTCGCTTCATCCTGAGCCTGCGCTCGGTCGGCGAGGGGCACATCTCGTCGCTGACCTTCCGCTCCGGCACGATCACCCGCGATGGTGCCGTCGCGGTCGAACCGACCGTGCGGCTCGCCTCGGTGCCGAAGGTCGTCAACCGCGCGCCGGTGCTCGACGGCGAGGTGATCGATCTCGCCTTCACGCCCGAGGAGGACATCACCGAGCGGCTGATCTTCCCGCTCAGCCTCTCGCAGTCGAACGGCATCGAGGATGCGCGCTTCGTCCGCTTCGAGGACGAGGGCAAGCGCACCTACTTCGCGACCTACACCGCCTATAGCGGCAGCGCGATCCGCTCCGAGCTGCTGCAGACGGATGATTTCATCCATTTCCGCATGTCGCCGCTCTATGGCAGCGCCGCGCGCAACAAGGGCATGGCGCTGTTTCCGCGCAAGATCGACGGCCGGTACACGATGATCGGCCGGCAGGACAACGAGAACCTCTATCTGATCCACTCCGACGATCTCTATTCGTGGGAGGGCGGCGTGCCCTTCATGCGGCCGCGCTTTCCGTGGGAGTTCGTGCAGATCGGCAATTGCGGCTCGCCGATCGAGCTCGACGAGGGCTGGCTGCTGTTCACCCACGGCGTCGGCCCCGTGCGCAAATATTCGATCGGCGCGGCGCTGCTCGACAAGAAGGATCCGTCCAAGATCCTCGCCCGCTCCAGCGAGCCGATCATCCGGCCCGAGCCGTCGGAGCGCGAGGGCTATGTGCCGAACGTCGTCTACACCTGCGGCGCGATGCGGCATGGCGAGCACATCATCCTGCCCTATGCCGTTTCGGATACCGCCTCGACTTTCGCGACGATGCGGATCGACGCGCTGCTGCGCGCCATGGAGGGGTGA
- a CDS encoding glycosyltransferase family 4 protein, which translates to MKSVRRPSTLRVAFIGNSLPRRCGIATFTTDLRQAMADSVAAETEVVAMTDHGRSYDYPEAVTVEIDDARLEDYVAAADYLNQGDFDVVSLQHEFGIFGGEAGSHVIALLARLDMPVVTTLHTVLAEPTDAQRRVLDRIIDLSARLVVMAEKGREMLRTIYRVPDEKIEVIPHGIPDFDLVDPEPVKEKLGFAGRTVILTFGLLSPNKGIEVMIDAMPEILESRPDAVYVVLGATHPNLVRDQGESYRDRLKARAGDLGIEDHIVFLDQFVDRDTLLDYIAMCDLYVTPYLNEAQMTSGTLAYSFGLGKAVVSTPYWHANELLAEGRGVLVPFGDAASTGHAIADLLTDGDRRDAMRKRAYSSSRAMTWENTAKRYLAAFETARRPMDRLKLISRFGSDARALANATPPAMQLGHFLAMCDDTGLFQHAVHSVPDRHHGYCVDDNARALLVACALNRTGEQRLPEGLTARFAAFIQHAWNPDVRHFRNFMSFDRRWLEERGSEDSHGRTLWALGEAAASDSSPSRRRWAASLFIAALPTVADFGSPRAWAFTLLGLAPFCAAFPDDPVARRYRDLLAEKLMSIFAKTETPDWVWFENGLAYDNARLPEALILSGMASGTASHVEAGLRSLRWLTGVQTAPSGCFRPVGSETFGDLRKPPLAFDQQPLEATATISACLAAWRADGARTWIREARRAFAWFLGENDLKTSLVDPETGSCRDGLHPDRANENRGGESVVSYLLSLAEMRQLARLDGDHVRRELRAVRA; encoded by the coding sequence CGCCGCCGAGACGGAAGTCGTCGCCATGACGGATCATGGCCGGAGCTATGACTATCCGGAGGCCGTCACCGTCGAGATCGACGATGCGAGGCTCGAGGACTATGTCGCCGCGGCGGACTACCTGAACCAGGGCGACTTCGACGTCGTCTCGCTGCAGCACGAATTCGGCATTTTCGGCGGCGAGGCCGGCAGCCATGTCATCGCGCTGCTGGCGCGGCTCGACATGCCGGTGGTAACGACGCTGCATACGGTGCTGGCGGAGCCGACCGATGCGCAGCGCCGCGTGCTCGACCGGATCATCGATCTCTCGGCGCGCCTCGTCGTCATGGCGGAGAAGGGCCGCGAAATGCTGCGGACCATCTACCGGGTGCCGGACGAGAAGATCGAGGTGATCCCGCACGGCATCCCCGATTTCGACCTCGTCGATCCCGAGCCGGTCAAGGAGAAGCTCGGCTTTGCCGGACGAACCGTCATCCTGACCTTCGGCCTGCTGTCGCCGAACAAGGGCATCGAGGTGATGATCGACGCGATGCCGGAGATCCTGGAGAGCCGCCCGGACGCCGTCTATGTCGTGCTCGGCGCGACCCACCCCAATCTCGTGCGCGACCAGGGCGAGAGCTATCGCGACCGTCTGAAGGCGCGCGCCGGCGATCTCGGCATCGAGGACCACATCGTCTTCCTCGACCAGTTCGTCGACCGCGACACGCTGCTCGACTACATCGCCATGTGCGATCTCTACGTCACGCCCTATCTCAACGAGGCACAGATGACCTCAGGGACCCTGGCCTACAGCTTCGGTCTCGGAAAGGCGGTCGTGTCGACACCCTATTGGCATGCGAACGAGCTTCTGGCGGAGGGACGCGGCGTGCTCGTGCCCTTCGGCGACGCGGCCTCGACCGGCCATGCGATCGCCGATCTCCTGACCGACGGCGACCGTCGCGACGCCATGCGCAAGCGGGCCTATTCGTCCAGCCGCGCCATGACCTGGGAGAATACGGCCAAGCGCTATCTCGCCGCCTTCGAGACGGCGCGCCGGCCGATGGATCGCCTCAAACTCATTTCCCGGTTCGGCTCGGACGCGCGCGCGCTCGCCAACGCGACGCCGCCGGCCATGCAGCTCGGCCATTTCCTCGCCATGTGCGATGATACCGGCCTGTTCCAGCACGCGGTGCATTCCGTGCCGGATCGCCATCACGGCTATTGCGTCGACGACAACGCCCGTGCGCTTCTCGTCGCCTGCGCGTTGAACCGGACCGGCGAGCAGCGCCTGCCGGAAGGGCTGACGGCCCGTTTCGCCGCCTTCATCCAGCATGCGTGGAACCCGGACGTCAGGCATTTCCGCAACTTCATGAGCTTCGACCGGCGCTGGCTGGAGGAGCGCGGTTCGGAGGACAGCCACGGCCGCACGCTCTGGGCGCTGGGCGAGGCGGCCGCGAGCGACAGCAGCCCGTCGCGACGGCGCTGGGCGGCGTCGCTGTTCATCGCGGCGTTGCCGACGGTGGCCGATTTCGGGTCGCCGCGTGCCTGGGCGTTCACGCTTCTGGGGCTCGCGCCTTTTTGTGCCGCATTTCCGGACGATCCTGTCGCCCGTCGTTACCGGGATCTGCTGGCCGAAAAGCTCATGTCGATCTTTGCCAAGACTGAGACGCCCGATTGGGTCTGGTTCGAGAACGGGCTGGCCTATGACAATGCCCGCCTGCCGGAAGCCCTGATCCTTTCGGGCATGGCGAGCGGGACGGCGTCGCATGTCGAGGCCGGGCTGCGCTCGTTGCGTTGGCTCACGGGCGTGCAGACGGCGCCGAGCGGATGCTTCCGTCCTGTGGGCAGCGAGACTTTCGGCGACCTCCGCAAGCCGCCGCTCGCCTTCGACCAGCAGCCGCTCGAGGCGACGGCGACGATCTCCGCCTGTCTCGCCGCCTGGCGCGCCGATGGCGCCCGCACCTGGATCCGCGAGGCGAGGCGCGCCTTCGCCTGGTTCCTCGGCGAGAACGATCTCAAGACGTCGCTGGTCGATCCGGAAACCGGCAGCTGCCGGGACGGGCTGCATCCGGACCGGGCCAACGAGAACCGTGGAGGCGAATCCGTGGTGTCCTACCTGCTCAGCCTTGCCGAGATGCGCCAGCTGGCGCGGCTTGACGGCGATCATGTGCGGCGCGAGCTGCGCGCCGTGCGCGCGTGA